The following are encoded in a window of Aerococcus sanguinicola genomic DNA:
- the rnr gene encoding ribonuclease R: MNKEQVKDQLLQAIKTSDQGQTASDYSKLLGYDAAKDFTDFVNLVAELERQHEIVILEDGTLGLSQDYDQLTGRLSVNKKGFGFVSVENMERDIFIPAKDLNGGMNGDTVQVEITQEAKEWEDKSAEGKINQVLERANQQVVGEFYPFSDDDQKKYQAIGYIKPLNHSLGQMTCLVTDQGLKPVEGEIVRAEIVAYPTAKLAMTCRVLVKETVGHKDAPGTDILAVLAMFDIPHEFPEEVMAEAEAVSETISSEDLEGRMDLRDQLTITIDGADAKDLDDAISLKTLVDGGYELGVHIADVSYYVKENSAIDQEAFDRGTSVYLTDRVVPMLPQRLSNGICSLQEGVDRLAMSCLMTLSKTGQVTDYQIGPSVIQSDHRMTYSDVNAILSGQGQDLRGQYQDIVAMLEGMADLHHILEAKRKHRGAIDFDTSEAKIIVDETGFPVDIQLRERGLGERMIESFMLAANETVARHYTLAKKDFIYRVHEHPDMDRMQNFLQFVTAMGVKVKGTSSDIKPKELQQILKKIEGESYEPVVKMMMLRSMQQAHYDTEALGHFGLAAEDYTHFTSPIRRYPDLIVHRLIRQYANHESNTSTQKNLGEIAEQSSKRERRSVDAEREVDSLKKTEFMLDKVGETFPAIISSVTNFGLFVQLENTIEGMIHVSSLKDDYYNFIESHLVLIGERTGRTFKIGDPIEVKLINADVDSRQLDFRLVEEEAESKQGKDQQAGQSKAKKKGKGKHHKAKPKDFKSPKKDKKGHPKKKHGKGKKGKKSSQHKHKGQGDFKIRKRQK, encoded by the coding sequence ATGAATAAAGAACAAGTAAAAGACCAACTTTTACAAGCCATAAAGACTAGTGACCAGGGGCAGACCGCTTCGGATTACAGCAAGCTTTTAGGCTATGATGCGGCAAAGGATTTTACAGATTTTGTCAACCTGGTAGCGGAATTGGAGCGCCAGCACGAGATTGTGATCCTAGAAGACGGGACGCTCGGTTTAAGCCAGGACTATGACCAGCTGACCGGTCGGCTCTCAGTGAATAAGAAGGGCTTCGGCTTTGTGAGTGTGGAGAATATGGAACGCGATATTTTTATCCCTGCCAAGGACCTCAATGGGGGGATGAATGGGGATACAGTCCAAGTTGAGATCACCCAGGAAGCCAAGGAGTGGGAAGATAAGTCGGCCGAGGGTAAGATTAACCAGGTCCTGGAACGGGCCAACCAACAAGTTGTTGGGGAATTCTATCCCTTCTCCGATGACGACCAGAAGAAATACCAAGCGATCGGTTATATCAAGCCGCTCAACCACTCTTTGGGCCAAATGACCTGCCTAGTGACGGACCAGGGCCTCAAGCCTGTTGAAGGGGAGATTGTCCGGGCCGAGATTGTCGCCTATCCAACAGCCAAATTGGCGATGACCTGCCGGGTTCTAGTTAAGGAAACGGTGGGCCACAAGGATGCGCCGGGAACGGATATATTGGCGGTTCTCGCCATGTTTGACATCCCCCATGAATTTCCAGAAGAGGTCATGGCGGAAGCCGAGGCTGTCTCCGAAACGATTAGCTCCGAGGATTTAGAGGGGCGGATGGATTTAAGGGACCAGCTCACCATCACCATCGATGGGGCCGATGCCAAGGACTTGGACGATGCCATTTCCCTCAAAACTTTAGTGGATGGGGGCTATGAGCTGGGGGTCCATATTGCGGACGTTTCCTACTATGTTAAGGAAAACTCTGCGATCGACCAGGAAGCCTTCGACCGGGGGACCTCTGTCTATTTGACTGACCGGGTGGTTCCCATGCTGCCCCAACGCTTATCGAATGGGATCTGTTCCCTCCAAGAAGGGGTGGACCGCCTGGCCATGTCCTGCTTGATGACCTTGTCTAAGACGGGTCAAGTGACGGACTATCAGATTGGGCCAAGTGTCATTCAATCCGACCACCGCATGACCTATTCTGATGTCAATGCCATCCTCTCGGGTCAGGGCCAAGACTTGCGTGGGCAATACCAAGATATCGTGGCCATGTTAGAAGGAATGGCAGACCTCCACCATATCTTAGAAGCTAAACGTAAGCACCGGGGCGCCATTGATTTTGATACATCGGAAGCTAAGATCATTGTGGATGAGACAGGCTTCCCAGTGGATATCCAGCTCCGTGAGCGTGGCCTGGGTGAGCGGATGATTGAATCCTTCATGCTGGCCGCCAATGAGACGGTTGCTAGACACTACACCCTAGCTAAGAAAGACTTTATCTACCGGGTCCATGAACATCCCGATATGGACCGGATGCAGAACTTCCTCCAATTCGTGACGGCCATGGGGGTTAAGGTCAAGGGGACTTCTTCTGATATCAAGCCTAAGGAATTGCAGCAGATCCTCAAGAAGATTGAGGGCGAATCCTATGAGCCTGTCGTTAAGATGATGATGCTCCGGTCCATGCAGCAGGCCCACTATGATACCGAAGCTCTGGGTCACTTTGGCCTAGCAGCGGAAGACTATACCCACTTCACCTCGCCTATCCGCCGCTATCCGGACTTGATTGTCCACCGGCTTATCCGCCAGTATGCTAACCATGAAAGTAATACGTCGACCCAGAAAAATTTAGGTGAGATTGCCGAGCAATCGTCCAAGCGGGAGCGGCGCAGTGTGGATGCTGAGCGAGAAGTGGATAGCCTGAAGAAGACCGAATTTATGTTGGACAAGGTGGGCGAGACCTTCCCAGCCATTATCAGCTCGGTCACAAATTTTGGCCTCTTTGTCCAATTGGAGAATACCATTGAGGGCATGATCCATGTCTCCAGCCTCAAAGATGACTACTATAACTTCATAGAAAGTCACCTGGTTCTGATCGGTGAACGGACGGGACGGACCTTCAAGATTGGCGATCCGATTGAAGTGAAACTGATCAATGCGGACGTGGACTCCCGGCAACTGGACTTCCGCTTGGTAGAAGAGGAGGCTGAGTCCAAGCAAGGTAAAGACCAGCAAGCTGGCCAGTCTAAAGCTAAGAAGAAAGGCAAGGGCAAGCACCACAAGGCCAAGCCTAAAGACTTCAAGTCCCCTAAGAAGGACAAGAAGGGTCATCCTAAGAAGAAACATGGAAAAGGCAAGAAAGGCAAAAAGTCTTCCCAACATAAGCACAAAGGCCAGGGAGATTTTAAGATTCGTAAACGTCAAAAGTAA
- a CDS encoding acetylornithine transaminase, with product MTSQAEWSQRGQEVLLNLFNREDRVMVKGEGSYVYDADGKAYLDFMSGIAVNALGHSHPALVQTLADQGQVGMHFSNYYWNMPAIELAEKLAAKTGLGQSFFCNSGTEANEAAIKLARKWGRQHKGENAIQIISCQQSFHGRTMGSLAATGQASLQAPFAPMLEGFSYVPYNDCQALKQAVTKETCAIIVEVIQGEGGVHPMTQAYAQTLKDLQAEADLLLIIDEVQTGVGRTGHFLASQGYGLQADMVTLAKGLAGGFPIGALLAGEKIQASVQAGDHGSTFGGNPLACALANTVLDVLDQDQLLANVQARSKQLQEGLNHIRQEVGRIVDVRGQGLLLGVELSLPVADLCQACYEAGLLLVSAKGNVVRFLPSLNVSQADCDQALAIFAQVLGELQPA from the coding sequence ATGACGAGTCAAGCAGAATGGAGCCAACGCGGGCAAGAGGTTTTATTGAATTTATTTAACCGGGAGGACCGGGTGATGGTGAAGGGGGAAGGGTCTTATGTCTATGATGCGGACGGCAAGGCCTATCTGGACTTTATGTCCGGCATTGCGGTTAACGCCCTGGGGCATAGCCATCCCGCCCTCGTCCAGACCTTAGCTGACCAAGGTCAAGTCGGCATGCACTTCTCTAATTATTACTGGAACATGCCCGCCATCGAACTTGCGGAAAAACTTGCCGCAAAGACGGGCTTGGGCCAGTCCTTCTTCTGTAATTCGGGGACGGAAGCTAATGAAGCGGCGATCAAGTTAGCCCGTAAGTGGGGCCGCCAGCACAAGGGCGAAAATGCTATTCAAATCATTAGCTGCCAACAATCCTTCCACGGTCGGACCATGGGCTCACTTGCGGCAACGGGTCAGGCAAGCTTGCAGGCGCCTTTTGCGCCCATGCTCGAAGGCTTCTCCTATGTTCCCTATAATGACTGCCAGGCTCTCAAGCAAGCGGTGACCAAGGAGACCTGCGCCATCATTGTCGAAGTGATTCAAGGGGAGGGTGGGGTCCATCCGATGACCCAGGCCTATGCCCAGACCTTAAAAGACCTCCAAGCGGAAGCTGACCTTCTGCTCATTATTGATGAGGTACAGACAGGGGTCGGTCGGACCGGTCATTTCTTAGCCAGTCAGGGCTATGGCTTACAGGCGGATATGGTGACTTTGGCCAAGGGGCTAGCGGGCGGTTTTCCGATTGGGGCCTTGCTGGCGGGAGAAAAGATCCAGGCCAGTGTCCAAGCAGGGGACCATGGGAGCACTTTTGGGGGCAATCCTTTAGCCTGCGCCTTAGCCAACACTGTCCTCGATGTTTTGGACCAGGACCAATTATTGGCTAATGTCCAGGCACGGTCTAAGCAATTACAGGAAGGCCTAAATCATATTCGTCAAGAAGTCGGCAGGATTGTTGATGTCCGGGGTCAGGGCCTCCTGCTCGGCGTTGAGCTCAGCTTACCAGTCGCAGATCTTTGCCAAGCTTGTTATGAAGCAGGACTGCTCTTAGTGAGTGCTAAAGGTAATGTGGTCCGCTTCCTGCCCTCCTTGAATGTTTCTCAGGCAGACTGCGACCAGGCTTTGGCGATTTTTGCCCAAGTCTTAGGCGAGCTCCAGCCTGCTTAA
- the argC gene encoding N-acetyl-gamma-glutamyl-phosphate reductase translates to MIKVSVIGGNGYTGLELLRLLAKHPQVTLSHVTSRSYASQVIGQAFPQLVDLGDLAFENLDLDKLQASDLAFICLPHGHAKAIVENLDLEKIRIIDLGADFRLKDPATYEAYYGQPAPRGDLLDQAVYGLADIYPEAIQKAQLVANPGCFVTSVLLGLYPALKAGLVDLQAIMISSASGISGAGRNESLDNLYAEMTENFKAYKPLTHRHVPEMEAELGRFAKEEVKVQFVPHLLPIARGIQSTIYTKLTGSEDLTAIHQHYQAAYQASDFVQVLPLGSLPQVKQVRGTNRCQIGLAADADAGHLIIFSVIDNLMKGASGQAVQNMNLLFNWPANLGLDQLTVWP, encoded by the coding sequence ATGATTAAGGTTTCGGTAATCGGAGGCAATGGCTATACCGGTCTTGAGCTCTTACGCCTCTTAGCCAAGCACCCCCAAGTTACCCTCTCCCATGTGACGTCCAGAAGCTATGCCAGCCAGGTCATCGGCCAGGCCTTCCCCCAATTAGTAGACCTGGGGGACTTAGCCTTTGAAAACTTAGACCTGGACAAGCTCCAAGCTTCTGACCTCGCCTTTATCTGCCTGCCCCATGGTCATGCCAAGGCTATTGTGGAAAATCTTGACCTTGAAAAGATCCGGATTATCGACCTGGGCGCTGACTTTCGTTTGAAAGACCCGGCGACTTATGAAGCCTACTATGGGCAACCAGCACCAAGAGGCGACTTGTTAGACCAGGCTGTTTATGGTTTAGCAGATATTTATCCTGAGGCCATTCAAAAAGCCCAACTTGTCGCTAATCCGGGCTGCTTTGTGACGTCTGTCTTGCTGGGGCTCTATCCTGCACTGAAAGCGGGTTTGGTTGACCTTCAAGCGATTATGATCTCTTCCGCCTCGGGCATTTCTGGGGCAGGACGGAATGAATCCCTAGATAATCTCTACGCGGAAATGACGGAAAACTTCAAGGCCTATAAGCCCTTGACCCACCGCCACGTTCCGGAAATGGAAGCTGAACTGGGCCGTTTTGCTAAAGAAGAAGTTAAAGTACAATTTGTGCCTCACTTGCTGCCTATTGCTCGGGGCATCCAATCCACTATTTATACTAAATTGACAGGCAGTGAGGATTTGACAGCCATCCACCAGCACTACCAAGCCGCCTACCAGGCATCTGACTTTGTCCAAGTCTTGCCTTTAGGGAGTCTGCCCCAAGTCAAGCAAGTGCGGGGGACCAACCGCTGCCAGATTGGTCTAGCAGCTGATGCGGACGCGGGTCACTTAATTATTTTCTCAGTGATCGATAATTTGATGAAGGGCGCCAGTGGCCAGGCGGTTCAGAATATGAACCTCTTATTTAATTGGCCTGCCAACTTGGGCTTGGACCAGCTGACGGTTTGGCCCTAA
- the smpB gene encoding SsrA-binding protein SmpB yields MAKAKDNSHVVARNRKANHDFTIEDTVECGIVLTGTEIKSVRQSKVNLKDAFARIERGEVWLYQCHISPYEQGNRYNPDPMRRRKLLLKKREIAKLEKATERDGYTLVALKMYIKRGFAKVLIGTAKGKKRYDKRQSLKERDMKRDIQRALKVR; encoded by the coding sequence ATGGCTAAAGCAAAAGATAACAGTCATGTGGTGGCCCGAAATCGCAAGGCCAACCACGATTTCACCATTGAAGATACTGTCGAATGCGGCATTGTCCTGACGGGGACGGAGATTAAGTCCGTCCGCCAGTCCAAGGTTAACCTAAAGGACGCCTTTGCCCGGATTGAACGGGGGGAGGTCTGGCTCTACCAATGCCATATCAGCCCCTATGAGCAGGGCAACCGCTACAACCCTGATCCTATGCGCCGGCGCAAACTGCTCTTGAAGAAGCGGGAGATCGCTAAGTTAGAAAAGGCGACGGAAAGGGACGGCTACACCTTAGTCGCCCTCAAAATGTATATCAAACGGGGCTTTGCTAAGGTTCTTATCGGCACAGCCAAAGGGAAGAAACGCTACGACAAACGCCAGAGCCTCAAGGAACGCGATATGAAACGCGACATCCAACGGGCCCTCAAGGTGCGCTAG
- the eno gene encoding phosphopyruvate hydratase, whose translation MSLIIDVYAREILDSRGNPTIEVELYTELGGFGRGMVPSGASTGEYEAVELRDGDKDRYLGKGVTKAVENVNTTIAEAILGLDVQDQIGIDNTMIQLDGTPNKAKLGANAILAVSLAAARAAADELGVSLYNYLGGFNAKVLPTPMMNIVNGGSHSDAPIAFQEFMIVPAGAPSFKGALRWGTEVFHALKDILKGRGLETSVGDEGGFAPHFKGTEDAVETIIEAIKAVHLEPGKDVFIGFDCASSEFYQDGKYDYTTFEGEGAAVRSAAEQVEYLEELVNKYPIITIEDGMDEDDWEGWKLLTERLGDKVQLVGDDLFVTNTERLSRGIEEEISNSILIKVNQIGTLTETFNAMEMAKRAGYTNVVSHRSGETEDASIADIAVAFNAGQIKTGSLSRTDRIAKYNQLLRIEDELGELAEYQGLKAFYNLKK comes from the coding sequence ATGTCATTAATTATTGATGTTTACGCACGCGAAATCTTAGATTCACGTGGTAACCCAACAATCGAAGTTGAACTTTACACTGAATTAGGTGGCTTTGGCCGCGGTATGGTACCTTCTGGTGCTTCAACTGGGGAATACGAAGCTGTTGAACTTCGCGATGGTGACAAAGACCGTTACCTCGGTAAAGGTGTGACCAAAGCAGTTGAAAATGTAAACACTACAATTGCGGAAGCTATCCTTGGTTTAGATGTACAAGACCAAATTGGGATTGACAACACTATGATCCAATTAGACGGTACACCAAACAAAGCTAAATTAGGCGCTAACGCTATCTTAGCTGTTTCTTTAGCTGCTGCACGTGCGGCTGCTGATGAATTAGGCGTTTCTCTATACAACTACTTAGGTGGATTCAACGCTAAAGTTCTACCAACTCCAATGATGAATATCGTTAACGGTGGGTCTCACTCTGACGCACCAATCGCTTTCCAAGAATTCATGATCGTTCCTGCTGGGGCTCCTTCATTCAAGGGAGCTTTACGCTGGGGGACTGAAGTTTTCCATGCCCTTAAAGATATCCTTAAAGGTCGCGGCTTAGAAACTTCTGTTGGTGACGAAGGTGGTTTCGCCCCTCACTTCAAAGGGACTGAAGACGCTGTAGAAACCATTATCGAAGCTATCAAAGCTGTTCACTTAGAACCAGGTAAAGATGTCTTCATCGGTTTTGACTGTGCGTCTTCTGAATTCTACCAAGATGGCAAGTATGACTATACAACCTTCGAAGGTGAAGGTGCGGCTGTTCGTAGCGCTGCTGAACAAGTCGAATACTTAGAAGAATTAGTTAACAAATACCCAATCATCACCATCGAAGACGGGATGGATGAAGATGACTGGGAAGGTTGGAAACTCTTAACTGAACGTTTAGGTGACAAGGTTCAATTAGTAGGGGATGACCTCTTCGTAACCAACACTGAACGTTTAAGCCGCGGGATTGAAGAAGAAATCTCTAACTCTATCTTGATTAAGGTTAACCAAATCGGTACCTTAACCGAAACCTTCAACGCTATGGAAATGGCTAAACGTGCAGGCTACACTAACGTAGTTTCCCACCGTTCTGGTGAAACTGAAGATGCTTCAATCGCTGACATCGCAGTTGCCTTCAACGCTGGCCAAATTAAGACCGGTTCATTATCACGGACTGACCGTATTGCTAAATACAACCAATTACTCCGTATCGAAGATGAATTAGGTGAATTAGCTGAATACCAAGGTCTTAAAGCCTTCTACAACCTTAAAAAATAA
- the argB gene encoding acetylglutamate kinase: MTKECDARVQVLLEALPYVHQFHQKIVLIKFGGHAMVDEEAKLAFAQDIVLMQAVGILPVVVHGGGPFIGKILERMGIQSRFEQGLRITDKETLEVVEMVLDGQVNGDVVKRINQMGGRALGLSGKDAKLIQAGPLALRNDEGKVLDPGYVGQVQGINTDLVSEVIQAGYVPVISSVGVGKDGQVYNINADTVASQLAQALGAVKLVLLTDVKGVYRDPEDPESLISTLTIDEFLQLKEEGILTGGMLPKIEAALAAIQAGVDRVHLISGSEPHALLEELFFDAGIGTMIE; this comes from the coding sequence ATGACAAAAGAATGCGATGCAAGAGTGCAGGTCTTACTTGAGGCCTTGCCTTATGTCCACCAGTTCCACCAAAAAATTGTTCTCATTAAATTTGGTGGTCATGCCATGGTCGATGAAGAGGCCAAGCTAGCCTTTGCCCAGGATATCGTCCTCATGCAAGCGGTAGGGATCCTGCCGGTAGTGGTCCACGGGGGTGGGCCTTTCATAGGCAAGATTCTGGAGCGGATGGGGATCCAGTCACGTTTTGAACAGGGGCTCCGGATAACGGATAAGGAGACCTTGGAAGTGGTGGAAATGGTCCTCGATGGTCAGGTGAATGGCGACGTAGTCAAACGGATTAACCAGATGGGCGGACGTGCCCTCGGTTTATCGGGCAAGGATGCCAAGCTGATCCAAGCCGGTCCCCTTGCCCTAAGAAATGATGAGGGGAAAGTTCTTGACCCGGGCTATGTGGGCCAGGTGCAAGGGATTAATACAGATCTTGTCTCAGAAGTTATCCAAGCAGGCTATGTGCCGGTTATTTCCTCTGTAGGGGTGGGCAAAGACGGCCAGGTCTACAACATCAATGCAGACACAGTGGCTAGCCAGCTGGCCCAAGCCCTAGGAGCGGTTAAGCTGGTGCTCTTAACGGATGTCAAGGGCGTCTACCGCGACCCTGAAGATCCCGAGAGCTTAATTTCGACTCTGACTATTGACGAGTTCCTCCAGCTTAAGGAGGAAGGCATTCTCACCGGGGGCATGTTGCCGAAGATTGAGGCTGCCCTTGCAGCTATCCAGGCTGGGGTCGACCGGGTCCACCTGATCTCTGGGAGTGAACCCCATGCCTTATTGGAAGAATTGTTTTTTGATGCTGGTATTGGCACCATGATTGAATAG
- the argJ gene encoding bifunctional glutamate N-acetyltransferase/amino-acid acetyltransferase ArgJ: MRDVLNQGLASIPGLETCGAHLGFKYKKKDMGLIYFPDGAEVAGVFTQNPVQAHPVRFCQDQLEASKRFKLIAVNSGNANACNGPAGWEALKTCQASLCEALKIGEDEFLMASTGVIGEAFDVSPLVSACDSLCGQLGTASSDDFAQAILTTDTCTKQVAYQFDHYRIAGVAKGSGMIHPNMGTMLAFIATDADLSQVQLGKVLHQVTQTTFNRITVDGDTSTNDSAFLAATGQAGPADVDQFAQDLEVVMRDLAQMIVRDGEGATKFVTVAVEGAQDEDQAVSVAKSVATSNLVKTALYGEDANWGRVLAAAGYAEGLPIDPDRLTIAFASAGGTITPYQAGQGQGMDEDLARQILHEEDIQIHLSLGLGQAQARVWTCDFSHDYIKINAEYRS, from the coding sequence ATGAGAGATGTATTAAACCAGGGCCTTGCCAGTATTCCCGGCTTGGAAACTTGCGGAGCCCATCTCGGTTTTAAATATAAGAAGAAAGATATGGGACTGATTTACTTTCCCGATGGGGCGGAAGTAGCGGGCGTTTTCACTCAAAATCCTGTCCAAGCCCATCCGGTTCGTTTTTGCCAGGACCAATTGGAAGCATCGAAGCGTTTCAAGTTAATCGCGGTCAACAGTGGCAATGCCAATGCCTGCAATGGCCCGGCTGGCTGGGAAGCTTTAAAAACTTGTCAAGCTAGCTTGTGTGAGGCTTTAAAGATTGGCGAAGATGAATTTCTGATGGCTTCAACAGGGGTGATTGGGGAAGCCTTTGATGTGAGTCCCTTGGTCTCTGCTTGCGACAGTCTATGCGGTCAACTCGGGACGGCTTCTTCCGATGATTTTGCCCAGGCTATCTTGACGACGGATACCTGTACCAAGCAAGTGGCCTACCAGTTCGATCATTATCGAATTGCTGGGGTGGCTAAGGGATCGGGGATGATCCATCCGAATATGGGTACCATGCTGGCCTTTATCGCAACGGATGCTGACCTCAGCCAGGTCCAGCTCGGCAAGGTCCTCCACCAGGTGACCCAAACGACTTTCAACCGGATTACGGTGGACGGGGACACGTCGACTAATGATTCGGCATTCTTAGCCGCTACCGGTCAAGCAGGTCCAGCTGATGTCGACCAATTCGCCCAAGACTTAGAAGTGGTCATGCGCGACTTGGCGCAAATGATTGTACGCGACGGGGAAGGAGCGACTAAGTTTGTCACGGTAGCCGTTGAAGGCGCCCAAGACGAAGACCAGGCCGTGTCCGTGGCTAAATCGGTAGCCACGTCCAACTTGGTTAAGACAGCTCTCTATGGCGAGGATGCCAATTGGGGTCGGGTCTTAGCCGCAGCTGGCTATGCCGAAGGTCTGCCCATCGATCCGGACCGCCTGACCATTGCTTTTGCATCAGCAGGGGGAACGATCACCCCCTACCAAGCTGGGCAGGGGCAAGGCATGGATGAAGACCTGGCGCGGCAGATTCTCCATGAAGAAGACATTCAGATCCACTTAAGTCTCGGTTTAGGCCAGGCTCAGGCCAGGGTTTGGACCTGTGACTTCTCTCACGATTACATTAAGATTAATGCGGAATACCGCAGCTAG
- the argF gene encoding ornithine carbamoyltransferase gives MLQGKDFLKIKDFTKEELTYLIDFALHLKGLKQAGIPHKYMEGQNICLLFEKTSTRTRAAFTVAGADLGATVEFLGAKDIQLGKKESVADTGQVLGRIFDGIEYRGFSQEIVEALAEASPAPVWNGLSDVSHPTQMIADYMTIKEVFGTLQGIKLVYCGDGANNMANSLLMAGAILGVDVTVAAPEGYQPDPAILAEVQDRAKVSGAKIDVTADIKQAVQGAHVIYTDVWISMGDEAEADQRLADLQAYQVNQDLMDLTDPTCIFLHCLPAFHDAQTDFAKDKGVSELEVTDEVFKSPAAYQFQQAENRMHSIKAIMAATNGHLFVPHLEKGGALHD, from the coding sequence ATGTTACAAGGAAAAGATTTTTTAAAGATTAAAGATTTTACAAAAGAAGAGTTAACTTATTTAATTGATTTTGCGCTTCATTTGAAGGGGCTGAAGCAAGCGGGAATTCCTCATAAGTACATGGAGGGGCAGAATATTTGTCTCTTGTTTGAGAAAACCTCGACGCGGACCCGGGCTGCTTTTACGGTTGCGGGGGCTGACTTGGGAGCGACGGTTGAATTCCTGGGGGCTAAGGATATCCAGCTCGGTAAGAAGGAATCGGTTGCCGATACGGGACAGGTTCTCGGGCGGATTTTTGATGGGATTGAATACCGGGGCTTTAGCCAGGAAATTGTGGAAGCTTTGGCTGAGGCCTCACCGGCACCGGTTTGGAATGGCTTGAGCGATGTCTCCCATCCTACCCAGATGATCGCGGATTATATGACCATCAAGGAAGTCTTCGGCACCCTCCAAGGGATTAAGTTAGTCTACTGCGGCGATGGGGCCAATAATATGGCCAATAGTCTCTTGATGGCTGGCGCTATTCTCGGAGTGGATGTGACTGTGGCTGCGCCAGAAGGCTACCAGCCGGATCCTGCTATCTTAGCTGAAGTCCAAGACCGGGCCAAAGTATCAGGGGCTAAGATTGACGTGACGGCTGACATCAAGCAGGCTGTCCAAGGGGCCCATGTCATCTATACCGATGTTTGGATCTCGATGGGGGATGAAGCGGAGGCTGACCAACGCTTGGCTGACCTTCAAGCCTACCAGGTCAACCAAGACTTGATGGACCTGACAGACCCCACCTGCATCTTCCTCCACTGCTTACCTGCCTTCCACGATGCTCAGACAGACTTCGCTAAGGACAAGGGCGTATCCGAATTAGAGGTTACGGATGAAGTCTTCAAGAGTCCAGCCGCCTACCAGTTCCAACAGGCCGAAAACCGGATGCATTCGATTAAGGCCATCATGGCGGCTACCAACGGCCACCTCTTCGTGCCTCACTTAGAGAAGGGAGGGGCTCTCCATGATTAA
- a CDS encoding alpha/beta hydrolase — MKLPGPFYFKAGPRAVLLLHAYTGTANDQRMLGRRLNRENYTVLGPNFTGHATTDVDQLVDTPCSQWIEDGRQALAQLRADGHEEIAVFGLSLGSSIATRLLLDDDALLGGGVFSSPLMLDSISESQVPQAFMTYVKKVWQQLGEDPEAISAKSQAIQPKLAKRLENIDQMNAQICQDLTTLDKSFFIAQGEQDELIDGTAGSQLKAYMEDLGKTVDFVSYPDAGHVLTVGSNHKHLEDDVLDFLEGLDWKDKA; from the coding sequence GTGAAATTACCTGGACCATTCTATTTTAAAGCCGGTCCCCGTGCGGTTCTCTTACTGCACGCTTATACAGGAACGGCTAATGACCAACGGATGCTCGGTCGCCGACTCAACCGGGAGAATTATACGGTGCTAGGCCCTAACTTTACGGGCCACGCTACAACAGATGTCGACCAATTAGTGGACACGCCTTGCAGCCAGTGGATTGAAGATGGCCGGCAAGCGCTGGCCCAGCTGCGTGCTGACGGTCATGAGGAGATTGCGGTCTTTGGCCTGTCGCTAGGCTCTAGCATCGCGACCCGGCTGCTCTTAGATGACGACGCGCTCTTGGGAGGCGGGGTCTTCAGCTCGCCCTTGATGCTCGATTCGATTAGCGAGAGTCAGGTCCCCCAAGCCTTCATGACCTATGTGAAGAAGGTCTGGCAACAATTAGGCGAAGACCCAGAAGCAATTTCTGCCAAAAGTCAGGCTATCCAGCCTAAGTTGGCCAAGCGTTTAGAAAACATCGACCAAATGAACGCTCAAATTTGCCAGGATCTTACGACTTTGGACAAGTCTTTCTTTATTGCCCAGGGCGAACAGGATGAATTAATCGACGGGACGGCGGGAAGCCAGCTCAAGGCCTATATGGAAGATCTGGGTAAGACGGTTGATTTTGTTTCTTATCCAGATGCAGGGCATGTCCTCACCGTTGGCAGTAACCATAAACATTTAGAAGACGATGTCCTTGATTTCTTAGAAGGACTAGATTGGAAAGATAAGGCATGA
- the secG gene encoding preprotein translocase subunit SecG, whose amino-acid sequence MYDILLTAMIVIAILLILVVIVQPSKNNPSNLTSSDASVGKRKKARGFEAAMNRFTVVLGFVFMVIALLIAKISS is encoded by the coding sequence TTGTACGATATTTTACTAACAGCAATGATTGTCATTGCGATTCTATTAATATTAGTCGTTATTGTGCAACCATCAAAGAATAATCCGAGCAATCTAACGAGTTCTGATGCCTCTGTCGGTAAACGCAAGAAGGCCCGCGGTTTTGAAGCGGCCATGAACCGTTTTACCGTTGTACTTGGTTTTGTTTTTATGGTAATTGCATTATTAATTGCTAAAATTTCATCATAA